The Halotia branconii CENA392 region GGCGATAGAGAGGCGGAAAAGGATTAATACCGCGTACAGTACTTTCGGCAACCGGGATATGAGAAAATCCCATCAAATCGATGATTTTACGTGTAGCACTGACAGCAGGCTGGATATAGCAATCGGCTGGAGTAACGACGACACCTAAAAGTTCTATATGATCCATCGTCAACAGCAGCATAGTTGCTAGATAATCATCTACACCACCATCATGATCCATTAATACGAGTTGTTTTGACATCACAAGGAAAATTAAAAGATGGATGAATTTATGCAGGCTGCAATTCAAGAAGCAAGACAAGGTAAAGAAGAAGGGGGAATACCCATTGGTTCTGTTCTTGTCAAGGATGGCAAAGTTCTCGGCAGAGGACACAACAAACGTGTGCAAGATAGTGATCCTGTTACCCATGCCGAAATTGATTGTCTCCGCAATGCTGGTAGAGTTGGTAGCTACAAAGGTACAACACTCTATTCAACTTTAATGCCATGTTATTTGTGCGCTGGGGCAGTAGTGCAATTTGGCATTAAAAAAGTCATTGCCGGAGAATCGAGAACTTTTCCTGGTGCTAAAGAATTTATGGTATCCCACGGCGTGGAAGTAATTGATCTTAAT contains the following coding sequences:
- a CDS encoding nucleoside deaminase → MDEFMQAAIQEARQGKEEGGIPIGSVLVKDGKVLGRGHNKRVQDSDPVTHAEIDCLRNAGRVGSYKGTTLYSTLMPCYLCAGAVVQFGIKKVIAGESRTFPGAKEFMVSHGVEVIDLNLDECEQMMSEFIETNSELWNEDIGK